The following are encoded together in the Anabrus simplex isolate iqAnaSimp1 chromosome 5, ASM4041472v1, whole genome shotgun sequence genome:
- the LOC136874714 gene encoding rhythmically expressed gene 2 protein: MNRLKLTTFDVTGTLLKFRIPPAIQYVQVGEHFGVQTEPKAMVSNFRTNWLKMNAQHPNFGKNSGLGWVRWWHQLVCQTFQDSVHPNKIDSGTLAAIADDLLRSYETAENYKLYPGAEDILLTLQSRGIPIGIISNFDERLPLILDDMGLTKYFRFILTSYEAGFEKPNPGIFNYALRKFGNMTITPKHILHIGDKPDLDYIAARRMGWNAVLVHQEEPEDVLEQYPEIKPDSIFQNLKELQDHIQSLYQK; this comes from the coding sequence ATGAATCGTCTCAAGCTAACGACTTTCGACGTAACTGGTACTTTACTGAAATTTCGTATACCTCCCGCAATCCAGTATGTTCAAGTTGGTGAACATTTTGGTGTGCAGACTGAACCAAAGGCGATGGTGTCTAACTTCAGGACTAACTGGCTTAAGATGAATGCTCAACAtccaaattttgggaagaactctGGTTTGGGTTGGGTACGATGGTGGCATCAATTGGTGTGTCAAACCTTTCAAGATTCTGTTCATCCTAATAAAATTGATTCTGGTACCCTCGCTGCTATTGCAGATGATTTACTAAGAAGCTATGAAACTGCAGAAAACTATAAGTTATACCCTGGTGCCGAAGATATCCTCCTAACTCTACAATCTCGAGGGATACCCATTGGAATAATATCCAATTTTGACGAGCGGCTCCCTCTTATTCTGGATGACATGGGACTTACGAAGTATTTCAGATTTATTCTCACATCTTAcgaagcaggttttgaaaaacctAACCCTGGAATATTTAATTATGCATTGAGGAAGTTTGGAAATATGACAATAACTCCTAAACATATCTTGCACATAGGTGATAAGCCCGACCTTGATTATATAGCGGCTAGAAGAATGGGTTGGAATGCTGTCTTGGTTCACCAAGAAGAACCAGAAGATGTGCTTGAGCAATATCCAGAAATAAAGCCCGATAGCATTTTTCAGAATCTTAAAGAACTTCAAGACCATATACAATCATTATACCAGAAATGA